From a region of the Pan paniscus chromosome 19, NHGRI_mPanPan1-v2.0_pri, whole genome shotgun sequence genome:
- the LOC100979323 gene encoding ATP synthase subunit f, mitochondrial-like: MESVVPVKDKKLLEVKLGELPSSILMWDFSPSGLDGAFQRGYYWYYNKYINVKKGSISGFTMVLAGYMLFIYCLSYKELKHERLCKYH; encoded by the coding sequence atggagtcagttGTACCAGTGAAGGACAAGAAACTTCTGGAGGTCAAACTAGGGGAGCTGCCAAGCTCGATCTTGATGTGGGACTTCAGCCCTAGTGGCCTTGATGGAGCGTTTCAAAGAGGTTACTACTGGTACTACAACAAGTACATCAACGTGAAGAAGGGGAGCATCTCGGGGTTTACCATGGTGCTGGCAGGGTACATGCTCTTCATCTACTGCCTTTCCTACAAGGAGCTCAAGCACGAGCGGCTATGCAAGTACCACTGA